A window of the Gordonia humi genome harbors these coding sequences:
- a CDS encoding DUF1906 domain-containing protein codes for MSLTRRTFLASAVAGAGVAVAGRSGGRAAAAGSSELPPSGAADPGLGTLLDYAVGVPSAAAVRGAGHRGVIRYVSDRRPGAEFMTGKPLLRAEADQMRAAGLAVVSCYQFGKAETADWLGGFAAGLEHARRGDELHRQAGGPVSAPIYASIDDDPSAEQFYLRIAPYLAGWNAVVGPGRVGLYANAPTIQRAASLGLATRFWQHGWGTPAGYVHPAAHLRQLPGQSRVGGVEVDVNTILKPEFGAWT; via the coding sequence ATGTCGCTCACTCGTCGTACGTTCCTGGCCTCCGCGGTGGCGGGAGCCGGAGTCGCGGTCGCCGGACGGAGCGGGGGACGGGCGGCCGCGGCCGGATCGTCCGAGCTGCCGCCGTCGGGCGCGGCCGACCCGGGCCTGGGCACTCTGCTCGACTACGCGGTCGGAGTGCCGTCCGCCGCGGCCGTGCGCGGCGCGGGACATCGGGGAGTGATCCGCTACGTCTCCGATCGCCGACCGGGCGCCGAGTTCATGACCGGTAAACCACTGCTGCGCGCCGAGGCCGACCAGATGCGCGCCGCCGGGCTGGCGGTGGTCTCCTGCTACCAGTTCGGCAAGGCCGAGACCGCCGACTGGCTCGGCGGGTTCGCCGCGGGTCTCGAACACGCGCGGCGCGGCGACGAGCTGCACCGTCAGGCGGGCGGACCGGTGTCCGCGCCGATCTACGCGTCCATCGACGACGATCCGAGCGCCGAGCAGTTCTACCTGCGGATCGCACCGTATCTGGCGGGATGGAACGCTGTGGTCGGCCCCGGTCGAGTGGGGCTCTACGCCAACGCGCCGACCATCCAGCGGGCGGCGTCGCTCGGTCTGGCCACCCGCTTCTGGCAGCACGGATGGGGAACGCCTGCCGGCTACGTGCACCCGGCGGCGCATCTTCGCCAGCTGCCCGGGCAGTCGCGAGTCGGGGGCGTAGAGGTGGATGTGAACACGATCCTCAAGCCGGAATTCGGCGCCTGGACCTGA
- a CDS encoding prepilin peptidase, with the protein MVVLTIGLLAVAFACAVVDARTGRIPNALTMPAIGVVAIVAMFQPAVGASAALCAAVYAVAFVCGACGGGDVKLAAVVGGAVGNPAAILLVVVGAAVLSLIAAAARRRRTTVHGPAMVGAAAAVLAAAMI; encoded by the coding sequence ATGGTGGTCCTGACGATCGGTCTCCTCGCCGTCGCGTTCGCATGCGCCGTCGTCGACGCGCGGACCGGTCGCATACCCAACGCGCTGACGATGCCGGCGATCGGCGTCGTCGCGATCGTCGCGATGTTCCAGCCCGCCGTCGGGGCGTCCGCGGCCCTGTGCGCGGCCGTGTACGCGGTGGCCTTCGTGTGCGGGGCGTGCGGTGGGGGCGACGTCAAGCTCGCCGCGGTGGTCGGCGGGGCGGTCGGGAACCCCGCCGCGATCCTTCTCGTGGTGGTCGGGGCGGCCGTGCTGTCGCTGATCGCCGCCGCCGCGCGGCGACGGCGCACGACGGTCCACGGTCCGGCGATGGTGGGCGCGGCCGCCGCGGTCCTCGCGGCGGCGATGATCTGA
- a CDS encoding shikimate dehydrogenase, which yields MPDPGARKAAVLGSPIGHSKSPALHRAAYAALGLTGWTYDAVETTADGLADRVRGCGDEWIGFSVTMPCKSAALAFADVVTPRAELIGSANTLVRTADGWRADCTDVDGVTGALAETGLAGPCSRAVVIGAGGTARPALAALAAAGVTDVAVVARDAGRAAGVLDLADRLSVRARLVGFEDSAELRGECAASDVTISTVPAPAAAVLAPAVAASRRLVDVIYDPWPTPLATAVAEAGGTVVGGVVMLLHQAYSQVEQFTGRPAPKSAMASAVGLTS from the coding sequence GTGCCTGATCCCGGCGCCCGCAAGGCGGCCGTGCTCGGGTCGCCGATCGGGCATTCGAAGTCGCCCGCGCTGCACCGCGCCGCCTACGCGGCCCTCGGTCTCACCGGGTGGACCTACGACGCGGTGGAGACGACCGCGGACGGACTCGCGGATCGAGTGCGCGGGTGCGGCGACGAGTGGATCGGCTTCTCGGTCACCATGCCGTGCAAATCGGCCGCACTGGCGTTCGCCGACGTCGTCACCCCGCGGGCCGAACTGATCGGATCGGCGAACACCCTGGTGCGCACGGCCGACGGGTGGCGCGCCGACTGCACCGACGTCGACGGCGTGACCGGTGCGTTGGCCGAGACCGGCCTCGCCGGACCGTGCTCGCGCGCCGTCGTGATCGGGGCGGGCGGCACCGCCCGTCCCGCGCTGGCCGCGCTCGCCGCCGCCGGGGTGACGGACGTGGCGGTGGTCGCCCGTGATGCGGGCCGAGCCGCGGGCGTCCTCGATCTGGCCGACCGCCTGTCGGTGCGCGCGCGTCTCGTCGGCTTCGAGGACTCCGCCGAACTCCGCGGCGAATGCGCGGCGTCGGATGTGACGATCTCCACCGTGCCCGCACCCGCGGCGGCGGTTCTCGCCCCGGCGGTCGCCGCGTCACGGCGGCTCGTCGACGTGATCTACGATCCGTGGCCGACTCCGCTCGCCACCGCGGTGGCCGAGGCCGGCGGCACCGTGGTCGGCGGTGTCGTGATGCTCCTGCACCAGGCCTACAGCCAGGTGGAGCAGTTCACCGGCAGGCCCGCGCCGAAGTCGGCGATGGCGTCGGCCGTCGGCCTGACGTCGTGA
- the mltG gene encoding endolytic transglycosylase MltG has translation MSDQDRTSRPGDDDARRFFTDSSSAQAANRHRRRRGPGDPTTTGSIPIVRVDNALPDPTIEYRTPEPPAGASPYFEVRYRSTAEPTMQFSEPKWEERYRAAHRAPEPTPEPPRTPEPPRTPEPPRVSEPPRVSEPPRTAVPRRGVEPDVPAEATTGPIEVVPAAEPRHAASGEPWHESGPEFTPDFDVLEPVPEEIGSAPREIQVVPAPEEPLYVGGDDAAPPPDILDDDPDGVGGAMPERSRNKRLLLGIGLVVLVVILVVGGLGLKFLGVFDSRTDYSSTTGSGSVLVEVPADAAIRDVGQTLADAGVVGSKRAFVDAAENGPGVPAGFYDLPKGLSAKAAVDMMSGTDKRVGRIVVPEGLQLDSTKSTGGESRPGVFEMISKATTFTTDDAKYGVSVADLDKAAADASPADLGVPAWAAKQVQALTGDHRRIEGLIASGAWENVDPRLDATQILRELITRSVSRYTAWGLLGDNSTGRSPYDTLILASIVEAEARKDEDFPKVARVLLNRLDKGQRLEMDSTANYTADVRANDVHGDVYDGDNPWNTYKHEGLPPTPIGAVGDRALRATESPAPGKWLYFVTVDENGTTLFANTFAKHNQNREVACRNGFLKVGCA, from the coding sequence GTGAGTGATCAGGACCGGACATCCCGACCGGGTGACGACGATGCGCGACGGTTCTTCACCGACTCGTCCTCCGCGCAGGCCGCCAACCGGCATCGGCGTCGCCGCGGTCCGGGAGACCCGACGACCACGGGCAGCATTCCGATCGTCCGCGTGGACAACGCCTTACCGGATCCGACGATCGAGTATCGGACGCCGGAGCCGCCGGCCGGCGCCTCGCCGTACTTCGAGGTCCGCTACCGGAGCACGGCGGAGCCGACGATGCAGTTCTCCGAACCCAAGTGGGAGGAGCGGTACCGAGCCGCGCATCGTGCGCCGGAGCCGACGCCCGAGCCGCCGCGCACCCCAGAACCGCCGCGCACCCCAGAACCGCCGCGAGTGTCAGAGCCGCCGCGAGTCTCGGAGCCGCCGCGCACCGCCGTGCCGCGACGCGGCGTCGAGCCGGATGTTCCCGCCGAGGCGACGACCGGACCGATCGAGGTGGTTCCGGCGGCCGAGCCGCGCCATGCGGCCTCCGGCGAGCCCTGGCACGAGTCCGGTCCGGAGTTCACCCCTGATTTCGACGTCCTCGAACCCGTTCCCGAGGAGATCGGCAGCGCCCCGCGAGAGATCCAGGTGGTGCCTGCCCCAGAGGAGCCGCTGTACGTCGGCGGCGACGATGCGGCGCCGCCACCGGACATCCTCGACGACGATCCGGACGGGGTCGGCGGGGCGATGCCCGAACGCAGTCGCAACAAGCGGCTGCTGCTCGGCATCGGTCTGGTCGTGCTGGTCGTGATCCTCGTCGTCGGCGGGCTCGGTCTGAAGTTCTTGGGCGTCTTCGACTCGCGCACCGACTACAGCAGCACGACCGGTTCGGGTTCGGTACTGGTCGAAGTACCCGCCGACGCCGCCATCCGCGACGTCGGTCAGACGCTCGCCGACGCGGGTGTTGTCGGCAGCAAGCGGGCGTTCGTGGACGCCGCGGAGAACGGGCCGGGGGTGCCCGCGGGCTTCTACGACCTGCCGAAGGGACTGTCGGCCAAGGCCGCCGTGGACATGATGAGCGGCACGGACAAGCGCGTCGGACGCATCGTGGTCCCCGAGGGCCTCCAGCTGGACTCGACCAAGAGCACCGGCGGTGAGAGCCGACCGGGCGTGTTCGAGATGATCTCGAAGGCGACGACCTTCACCACCGACGACGCGAAGTACGGGGTGAGCGTCGCCGATCTGGACAAGGCGGCGGCCGACGCGTCGCCCGCCGACCTCGGTGTTCCCGCATGGGCCGCGAAGCAGGTCCAGGCCCTCACCGGCGATCATCGGCGCATCGAGGGACTCATCGCGTCGGGCGCCTGGGAGAACGTCGACCCGCGTCTGGACGCGACGCAGATCCTGCGTGAACTCATCACCCGCAGCGTCTCGCGGTACACCGCGTGGGGTCTGCTGGGCGACAACAGCACCGGGCGGTCGCCGTACGACACGCTGATCCTCGCGTCGATCGTGGAGGCCGAGGCACGCAAGGACGAGGACTTCCCGAAGGTCGCGCGAGTGCTGCTCAACCGGCTCGACAAGGGGCAGCGCCTCGAGATGGACTCGACGGCCAACTACACCGCCGACGTGCGCGCGAACGACGTGCACGGTGACGTCTACGACGGCGACAACCCGTGGAACACCTACAAGCACGAGGGTCTGCCGCCGACCCCGATCGGAGCCGTCGGCGATCGTGCGCTGCGCGCCACCGAGAGTCCGGCACCGGGTAAATGGCTGTACTTCGTGACCGTCGACGAGAACGGCACCACGCTGTTCGCGAACACCTTCGCCAAGCACAATCAGAACCGAGAGGTGGCCTGCCGCAACGGGTTCCTGAAGGTCGGCTGTGCCTGA
- the ruvX gene encoding Holliday junction resolvase RuvX, which yields MITPRGRRVAIDVGSVRIGVAVCDPDGILATPVETVRRAKDGSDIARIIEIIDEYEAIGVVMGLPRTLSNTEGPAVRAARGFGKALAAGLAGRETGGDVPIEFYDERLTTVTATAALRASGVKAKDARAVVDQAAAVAILQGWLDGRR from the coding sequence ATGATCACCCCTCGCGGGCGGCGAGTGGCGATCGATGTGGGCAGCGTCCGCATCGGCGTCGCCGTGTGCGATCCCGACGGGATCCTGGCGACGCCGGTCGAGACGGTGCGCCGCGCCAAGGACGGCAGTGACATCGCGCGCATCATCGAGATCATCGACGAGTACGAGGCGATCGGCGTGGTCATGGGTCTGCCCCGTACCCTCTCGAACACCGAGGGGCCCGCGGTCAGGGCCGCGCGCGGCTTCGGAAAAGCGCTGGCGGCGGGTCTGGCCGGGCGCGAGACCGGCGGCGATGTGCCGATCGAATTCTACGACGAACGACTGACGACAGTCACCGCGACGGCGGCATTACGGGCAAGTGGTGTGAAGGCGAAGGATGCGCGCGCCGTCGTGGATCAGGCGGCCGCGGTGGCTATTCTTCAGGGATGGTTGGACGGGAGACGGTGA
- the alaS gene encoding alanine--tRNA ligase: MQTHDIRKRFLDHFIRAGHTEVPSASLIVDDPNLLFVNAGMVPFKPYFLGDQTPPYERATSVQKCVRTLDIEEVGVTTRHNTFFQMAGNFSFGDYFKRDAISFAWTLLTNPVAEGGYGIDPTRLWPTVYLDDDEAEAIWRDEIGVPAERIQRRGQKDNFWSMGVPGPCGPCSEIFYDRGPEYGVEGGPEADEDRYIEIWNLVFMESIRGEGGGKDGYEILGALPKKNIDTGMGIERVACILQGVDNVYETDLCRPIIDLAADLSGRSYSAGRHEDDVRFRVVADHARTSVMLIGDGVVPSNEGGGYVLRRLLRRVVRSMRLLGASEPTMGRIVEAVIDLMSPSYPELEQQRAHIVAVAVGEEASFSKTLAAGSKLFSEAADATKAHGRTQLSGTDAFTLHDTYGFPIDLTLEMASEAGLEVDRDGFAELMAAQRSRAKADATARKSSHADQTVYREFLDRGPTVFTGFDELVSEARVLGLVAGGERVRSAAPGTELEVILDRSPLYAEAGGQTADQGVITTSDGVRLSVKDVQKVGKQVWLHRVIVDEGEIAEGDEVLASVDAGWRHGATQGHSGTHLVGAALRQILGPTATQAGSLNRPGYLRFDFHSATGLSDEQRAQIEQISNEAVEANYQVNTFETELAKAKAMGAMALFGENYGDRVRVVEIGGPFSMELCGGTHVGSSAQVGPITVIGESSVGSGVRRVEAYVGMDSFRYLSKERALMAGLASSLKVPSDQVPGRVEQLVARLRDAEKAVEAAKAEQARAAVSGLIDQARTVGDTLVVAGRVADGVDANGLRALVTDLRGRVADRNAVVALFSVDGDKVPFAVGTTDAARAAGIKAGDVVKEIAPLVAGRGGGKPDLAQGSGTDAAGVDAALVRLADVVGGR; the protein is encoded by the coding sequence GTGCAGACGCATGACATCCGGAAGCGCTTCCTGGACCATTTCATCCGGGCCGGACACACCGAGGTGCCCAGCGCATCGCTGATCGTCGACGACCCGAACCTGCTGTTCGTGAACGCGGGCATGGTGCCGTTCAAGCCGTACTTCCTCGGCGACCAGACACCGCCGTACGAGCGCGCCACCAGCGTCCAGAAATGCGTGCGCACCCTCGACATCGAGGAGGTCGGTGTCACCACCCGCCACAACACGTTCTTCCAGATGGCGGGCAACTTCTCCTTCGGCGACTATTTCAAACGCGATGCCATCTCGTTCGCGTGGACACTGCTGACGAACCCGGTCGCCGAGGGCGGCTACGGCATCGACCCGACCCGCCTGTGGCCGACGGTCTACCTCGACGACGACGAGGCCGAGGCCATCTGGCGCGACGAGATCGGCGTGCCCGCCGAGCGCATCCAACGGCGCGGACAGAAGGACAACTTCTGGTCGATGGGCGTGCCCGGACCGTGCGGCCCGTGCTCGGAGATCTTCTACGACCGCGGACCGGAGTACGGCGTCGAAGGCGGTCCGGAGGCCGACGAGGATCGCTACATCGAGATCTGGAACCTCGTCTTCATGGAGAGCATCCGGGGCGAGGGCGGCGGCAAGGACGGCTACGAGATCCTCGGTGCGCTCCCGAAGAAGAACATCGACACAGGTATGGGGATCGAACGTGTCGCCTGCATCCTGCAGGGCGTCGACAACGTCTACGAGACCGATCTGTGCCGCCCGATCATCGACCTGGCCGCCGACCTCAGCGGCCGGAGCTACAGCGCCGGTCGTCACGAGGACGACGTCCGCTTCCGCGTGGTCGCCGACCATGCCCGCACCTCGGTGATGCTCATCGGCGACGGCGTGGTCCCGTCCAACGAGGGCGGCGGATACGTGCTGCGCCGCCTGCTGCGCCGCGTGGTCCGCTCGATGCGTCTGCTCGGCGCCAGCGAGCCGACGATGGGTCGCATCGTGGAGGCCGTCATCGATCTGATGAGCCCGTCGTACCCGGAACTGGAGCAGCAGCGCGCCCACATCGTCGCCGTCGCGGTGGGCGAGGAGGCGAGCTTCTCCAAGACCCTGGCCGCCGGTTCGAAGCTGTTCTCCGAGGCCGCCGACGCCACGAAGGCACACGGCAGGACGCAGCTCAGCGGTACCGACGCGTTCACCCTGCACGACACGTACGGCTTCCCGATCGACCTGACGCTGGAGATGGCGTCCGAGGCGGGCCTGGAGGTCGACCGCGACGGATTCGCCGAGCTCATGGCCGCCCAGCGCAGCCGCGCCAAGGCCGACGCGACCGCGCGCAAGTCGTCCCACGCCGATCAGACCGTGTACCGCGAGTTCCTCGACCGCGGCCCCACGGTGTTCACCGGCTTCGACGAACTGGTCTCCGAGGCCCGTGTCCTCGGTCTGGTGGCGGGCGGCGAACGCGTCCGTTCGGCCGCCCCGGGCACCGAACTCGAAGTGATCCTGGATCGCAGCCCGCTGTACGCCGAGGCCGGCGGCCAGACGGCCGACCAGGGCGTCATCACGACCTCCGACGGCGTCCGGCTCTCGGTCAAGGACGTGCAGAAGGTCGGCAAGCAGGTGTGGCTGCACCGCGTGATCGTCGACGAGGGCGAGATCGCCGAAGGCGACGAGGTCCTGGCCAGCGTCGACGCGGGCTGGCGCCACGGCGCCACGCAGGGGCATTCGGGCACCCACCTGGTCGGTGCGGCGCTGCGACAGATCCTCGGTCCGACCGCCACCCAGGCCGGTTCGCTGAACCGGCCGGGCTACCTGCGCTTCGACTTCCATTCGGCCACCGGGCTCAGCGACGAGCAGCGCGCGCAGATCGAACAGATCTCCAATGAGGCCGTCGAGGCGAACTACCAGGTCAACACCTTCGAAACGGAACTGGCCAAGGCCAAGGCGATGGGTGCGATGGCGCTCTTCGGCGAGAACTACGGCGACCGCGTGCGTGTGGTCGAGATCGGTGGACCCTTCTCCATGGAGTTGTGCGGTGGTACGCACGTCGGCAGTTCGGCGCAGGTCGGCCCGATCACGGTGATCGGCGAGTCGTCGGTCGGTTCGGGCGTACGCCGCGTCGAGGCGTACGTCGGCATGGACTCGTTCCGCTACCTGTCCAAGGAACGGGCGTTGATGGCCGGGTTGGCGTCCTCGCTCAAGGTGCCCTCCGATCAGGTCCCGGGGCGGGTCGAGCAGCTCGTGGCCCGCCTTCGCGATGCCGAGAAGGCGGTCGAGGCGGCCAAGGCGGAGCAGGCGCGGGCCGCCGTGTCCGGTCTGATCGATCAGGCGCGCACCGTCGGCGACACCCTCGTCGTCGCCGGTCGCGTCGCCGACGGTGTGGACGCGAACGGACTGCGTGCGCTGGTCACCGACCTGCGCGGCCGGGTGGCCGACCGCAACGCCGTGGTCGCCCTGTTCTCCGTGGACGGCGACAAGGTCCCGTTCGCGGTCGGCACCACCGACGCCGCACGCGCGGCGGGCATCAAGGCGGGTGACGTCGTCAAGGAGATCGCGCCGCTGGTGGCCGGTCGCGGCGGCGGCAAGCCCGATCTGGCGCAGGGCTCGGGAACCGATGCCGCGGGCGTCGACGCCGCGCTGGTGCGTCTGGCCGACGTCGTCGGGGGCCGATGA
- a CDS encoding replication-associated recombination protein A has product MTEDSLFDDVGTARRSAPTTPAPSAPLAVRMRPTSLDEVVGQDHLLGERSPLRRLIAGSGGSSVMLYGPPGTGKTTMASLISQATGGSFEALSALSAGVKEVRAVIDAARRRLVGGEQTVLFIDEVHRFSKTQQDALLDAVENRIVLLVAATTENPSFSVVAPLLSRSLVLHLRSLTDDDVKTLLRRATTDPRGLDGTVELSEEALDHLVAVSGGDARRALTALEASADGATDAVVSVADVEAAIDRAAVRYDRSGDQHYDVTSAFIKSIRGSDVDAALHYLARMIVAGEDPRFIARRLMIHASEDIGMADPTALQTAVAAGHVVQMVGMPEAQLALAQATIHLATAPKSGAVTSGLGAAVADISAGKVGAVPPHLRDGHYAGAKKLGNAVGYKYPHDHPDGVLPQQYPPDGLVGADYYQPTDHGFERELGPRVGKLRSIVRGIAGRGRRN; this is encoded by the coding sequence GTGACCGAGGACAGCCTCTTCGACGATGTCGGAACTGCACGTCGGTCGGCGCCGACGACCCCCGCGCCGTCCGCGCCGCTGGCCGTCCGGATGCGTCCCACCTCGCTCGACGAGGTGGTCGGGCAGGACCATCTGCTGGGCGAGCGGTCGCCGTTGCGGCGGCTCATCGCCGGATCCGGCGGCTCCTCGGTGATGCTGTACGGCCCGCCCGGTACCGGCAAGACGACGATGGCCTCGCTGATCAGCCAGGCCACCGGCGGCAGCTTCGAGGCGCTGTCGGCGCTGTCGGCCGGCGTCAAGGAGGTCCGCGCGGTGATCGACGCCGCTCGCCGTCGTCTGGTCGGCGGCGAGCAGACGGTCCTGTTCATCGACGAGGTGCACCGCTTCTCCAAGACTCAGCAGGACGCACTGCTCGACGCCGTCGAGAACCGCATCGTGCTGCTGGTGGCCGCGACCACCGAGAACCCGTCGTTCTCCGTGGTCGCGCCGCTCCTGTCCCGGTCGCTCGTCCTGCACCTGCGCTCGCTCACCGACGACGATGTGAAGACGCTGCTGCGGCGGGCCACGACCGATCCGCGCGGGCTCGACGGCACCGTCGAACTGTCCGAGGAGGCCCTCGATCACCTCGTCGCGGTGTCCGGCGGCGACGCCCGGCGCGCTCTGACGGCGCTGGAGGCCAGCGCCGACGGCGCGACGGACGCCGTGGTCTCCGTCGCCGACGTGGAGGCCGCGATCGATCGCGCCGCCGTCCGCTACGACCGCTCCGGCGACCAGCACTACGATGTGACCAGCGCGTTCATCAAATCGATTCGCGGATCCGACGTCGACGCCGCTCTGCACTACCTGGCGCGGATGATCGTGGCGGGGGAGGACCCCCGGTTCATCGCGCGGCGTCTGATGATCCATGCGAGCGAGGACATCGGCATGGCCGATCCCACCGCGCTGCAGACCGCCGTCGCCGCCGGGCACGTCGTTCAGATGGTCGGCATGCCGGAGGCGCAGCTCGCACTGGCGCAGGCGACGATCCATCTCGCGACCGCACCGAAGTCCGGCGCCGTCACCTCGGGGCTCGGTGCGGCCGTCGCGGACATCTCGGCGGGCAAGGTCGGCGCGGTGCCCCCGCATCTGCGGGACGGGCACTATGCGGGCGCCAAGAAGCTGGGGAACGCCGTCGGCTACAAGTACCCGCACGATCATCCGGACGGTGTTCTGCCCCAACAGTATCCGCCGGACGGACTGGTGGGCGCGGACTACTATCAGCCCACCGATCACGGTTTCGAGCGGGAACTCGGCCCGCGCGTGGGCAAGCTGCGCTCGATCGTGCGCGGCATCGCGGGCCGCGGCCGCCGCAACTGA
- the aspS gene encoding aspartate--tRNA ligase, translated as MLRTHFAGSLRRENASQTVTVAGWVARRRDHGGVVFIDLRDSSGLVQVVFRDEKVAEAAHKLRAEFCVQVTGEIEVRPDGSENTALASGAVELNARELVVLNESAPLPFQLDEQPGEEARLRHRYLDLRREGPAKAIRLRSKVSAAAREVLGGHDFVEIETPTLTRSTPEGARDFLVPARLQPGSFYALPQSPQLFKQLLMVAGMERYYQIARCYRDEDFRADRQPEFTQLDIEMSFVDEDDVIALAEEILVALWKLIGYEITTPIPRMTYADAMARYGSDKPDLRFGIELVECTEFFADSPFRVFQAPYVGAVVMEGGASQPRRQLDAWQEWAKQRGAKGLAYILVQEDGSLTGPVAKNISDAERDGIVAHVGARPGDAIFFAAGAVKSSRALLGAARGEIANKLGLINDGDWAFTWVVDAPMFEPAGDAVEAGDVAVGSGAWTAVHHAFTSPKPECLEDLEADPGAAVAYAYDIVCNGNEIGGGSIRIHRRDVQERVFAIMGISEEEAQEKFGFLLDAFAYGAPPHGGIAFGWDRITSLLAGESSIREVIAFPKSGGGVDPLTDAPAPITAAQRKESGIDARPAVKKRDESSVAAQEGQASGA; from the coding sequence GTGCTCCGCACGCATTTCGCCGGATCGTTGCGCCGCGAGAACGCCTCGCAGACTGTCACCGTAGCCGGTTGGGTGGCTCGTCGACGCGACCACGGCGGGGTCGTCTTCATCGACCTCCGCGACTCCTCGGGCCTGGTCCAGGTGGTGTTCCGCGACGAGAAGGTGGCCGAGGCCGCCCATAAGCTCCGTGCCGAGTTCTGCGTGCAGGTGACCGGCGAGATCGAGGTCCGTCCCGACGGCAGCGAGAACACTGCCCTCGCGTCCGGCGCCGTCGAGCTCAACGCCCGTGAACTCGTCGTCCTGAACGAGTCGGCGCCGCTGCCGTTCCAGCTCGACGAGCAGCCCGGCGAGGAGGCGCGTCTGCGCCACCGGTACCTCGATCTGCGACGCGAGGGTCCGGCCAAGGCGATCCGGCTGCGCTCCAAAGTGAGCGCCGCGGCCCGCGAGGTGCTCGGCGGTCACGACTTCGTCGAGATCGAGACCCCGACGCTGACCCGCTCGACGCCCGAGGGCGCCCGCGACTTCCTGGTGCCCGCGCGCCTGCAGCCGGGCAGCTTCTACGCTCTGCCGCAGAGCCCGCAGCTGTTCAAGCAGCTGCTCATGGTGGCGGGTATGGAGCGCTACTACCAGATCGCGCGCTGCTACCGCGACGAGGACTTCCGGGCAGACCGCCAGCCCGAGTTCACCCAGCTCGACATCGAGATGAGCTTCGTCGACGAGGACGACGTGATCGCCCTCGCCGAGGAGATCCTGGTGGCGCTGTGGAAGCTGATCGGGTACGAGATCACCACCCCGATCCCGCGGATGACCTACGCGGACGCCATGGCGCGCTACGGCTCCGACAAGCCCGACCTCCGCTTCGGCATCGAGCTGGTGGAGTGCACCGAGTTCTTCGCCGACTCGCCGTTCCGCGTGTTCCAGGCTCCGTACGTGGGCGCCGTCGTCATGGAGGGCGGCGCCTCGCAGCCGCGCCGCCAGCTCGACGCCTGGCAGGAGTGGGCCAAACAGCGCGGCGCCAAGGGGCTGGCCTACATCCTGGTCCAGGAGGACGGCTCGCTGACCGGGCCGGTCGCCAAGAACATCTCCGACGCCGAGCGCGACGGCATCGTCGCCCACGTCGGGGCGCGGCCCGGCGACGCGATCTTCTTCGCGGCGGGCGCCGTCAAGTCCTCGCGTGCGCTCCTGGGCGCCGCGCGCGGCGAGATCGCGAACAAGCTCGGCCTCATCAACGACGGCGACTGGGCGTTCACCTGGGTCGTCGACGCGCCGATGTTCGAACCGGCGGGCGACGCCGTGGAGGCGGGCGACGTCGCCGTCGGCTCCGGAGCCTGGACCGCCGTGCACCACGCGTTCACCTCGCCCAAGCCGGAGTGTCTCGAGGACCTCGAGGCCGATCCGGGCGCGGCCGTCGCCTACGCCTACGACATCGTGTGCAACGGCAACGAGATCGGCGGCGGATCGATCCGCATCCACCGACGTGACGTTCAGGAACGTGTCTTCGCGATCATGGGCATCAGCGAAGAGGAGGCGCAGGAGAAGTTCGGCTTCCTGCTGGACGCCTTCGCCTACGGCGCACCGCCGCACGGCGGCATCGCCTTCGGCTGGGACCGCATCACCTCGCTGCTCGCCGGCGAGTCGTCGATCCGCGAAGTGATCGCCTTCCCGAAGTCCGGCGGCGGCGTCGACCCGCTCACCGATGCGCCCGCGCCGATCACCGCGGCGCAGCGCAAGGAGTCGGGTATCGACGCCAGACCCGCCGTCAAGAAGCGGGACGAGAGCTCGGTGGCAGCTCAGGAGGGACAGGCGTCCGGCGCCTGA